A stretch of Numenius arquata chromosome 11, bNumArq3.hap1.1, whole genome shotgun sequence DNA encodes these proteins:
- the PDCD7 gene encoding programmed cell death protein 7: MAQPPPFAGRFPPPPFRAFPPPAGPFQPPAAPFPGPAARPGPFAVAAAAAPPPFLLPPLPPPARPEGDAGPRFPPGGGPFFPAAPPFPPRPVSEEEAAAAQRQQDELWLSQFLGRRRAAPPPPPPPSAANPSSARRLAVEALGQVARLAALCRDLRRREAEGDEAGWAQAREEAEAARRELQEIVRPLREPGYREALRRKAERARKRRLRLQRRKQEAKAAKEEEAARAAEREAKIDQWRAKCIQEVEEKNREQELKAAADSVLSEVRKKQADTKRMVDILHALEKLRKLRKEAAARKGVCPPPSADEAFESQVESLKTLLKNRTELYEAEERALRVMLEGEQEEERKREMEKKQKKEREKLLQQKLEIDSKLFGDPDEFPLAHLLQPFREYYLQAEHSVAALIQIRHEWDQYLVPADHPDGSCIPPGWVLPSLPTNDTWATAVR; the protein is encoded by the exons ATGGCGCAGCCGCCGCCTTTCGCCGGCCGCTTTCCCCCGCCGCCGTTCCGGGCCTttccgccgccggcggggcctttccagccgcccgccgcgcccttccccggccccgccgcccgcccggggccCTTTGcggtggcggcagcggcggcgccccctcccttcctcctgccgCCGCTTCCACCGCCGGCCAGGCCTGAGGGTGACGCGGGGCCGCGCTtcccgccgggcggcggccccTTCTTCCCGGCGGCTCCTCCGTTCCCGCCGCGGCCGGTGTctgaggaggaggcggcggcggcgcagcggcAGCAGGACGAACTGTGGCTGTCGCAGTTCCTGGGCCggcgccgggccgcccccccgccgccgccgccgccctcagcCGCCAACCCCAGCAGCGCCCGGCGGCTGGCGGTAGAGGCGCTGGGGCAAGTGGCGCGGCTGGCGGCGCTCTGCCGGGACctgcggcggcgggaggccgAGGGGGACGAGGCAGGCTGGGCCCAGGcccgggaggaggcggaggcggcgcggcgggagcTGCAGGAGATCGTGCGGCCGCTGAGGGAGCCGGGTTACCGGGAGGCCTTGCGGAGGAAGGCCGAGagggcgaggaagaggaggctgcgcCTGCAGCGGAGGAAGCAAGAAGCCAAGGCGgccaaggaggaggaggcagcccgAGCCGCCGAGAGGGAGGCCAAGATCGATCAGTGGAGGGCCAAGTGCAtccaggaggtggaggagaagaaCCGG GAGCAAGAACTTAAGGCTGCTGCAGACAGTGTCTTGTCTGAAGTACGGAAGAAACAAGCAGACACAAAGAGGATGGTGGACATCCTGCACGCGTTAGAAAAGCTTCGGAAACTGAGAAAAGAGGCAGCTGCCAGGAAAG GTGTTTGTCCACCCCCCTCAGCAGACGAAGCGTTTGAAAGTCAGGTGGAGAGCCTCAAAACGTTGCTCAAAAATCGCACCGAGCTGTATGAAGCCGAGGAGAGAGCACTAAGAGTGATGTTGGAGggagaacaggaggaggaaaggaagagagaaatggaaaagaaacagaagaaggaaagggaaaaactaCTACAGCAGAAACTCGAAATTGATTCCAAGCTGTTTGGGGATCCAG ATGAATTTCCTCTAGCCCATCTATTGCAGCCCTTCAGAGAGTATTACTTACAGGCTGAGCATTCTGTAGCAGCTCTGATCCAGATCAG GCACGAATGGGATCAGTACTTGGTGCCAGCTGATCACCCCGACGGAAGCTGCATCCCTCCAGGATGGGTCCTTCCCAGTCTCCCCACTAATGACACTTGGGCCACGGCTGTCAGataa